A single region of the Syntrophotaleaceae bacterium genome encodes:
- a CDS encoding DUF2726 domain-containing protein, whose translation MSTFVLLLAILFVLLILVAVLKSRQPGSLRETSYEPRELFSPAERSFLGVLEQASEGRLRIFGKVRLGDLVQPAKGLSQSQRTGAWNRIHQKHIDFVLCRPDSLAVVGTVELDDASHRRKDRAERDNFVDKVLTGAGISIIHFAARKGYSVHEVRAKLDEVLFQKTNEAPQIIVSGEGPGDQNPDKTFHELGEDPVVEKSLRMEATEKEYAPASNGCMAEKGQDDPICSVCNAPMVKRLAKKGPHAGTWFWACSAFPKCRTVQAID comes from the coding sequence ATGAGCACTTTTGTTCTTCTACTGGCAATTCTTTTTGTCCTGTTGATTCTAGTTGCGGTCTTGAAGAGCCGGCAACCGGGCTCATTGAGGGAAACAAGTTACGAACCTCGGGAACTCTTCAGTCCTGCTGAACGATCATTTCTCGGGGTTTTGGAACAAGCATCTGAGGGGCGGTTGCGAATTTTCGGAAAGGTTAGACTGGGGGATTTGGTTCAACCGGCCAAAGGGCTCTCTCAGAGTCAACGAACCGGCGCCTGGAACCGGATTCACCAAAAACATATCGACTTCGTTCTTTGTCGGCCTGATTCACTGGCGGTTGTCGGAACGGTGGAGTTGGACGATGCGTCTCATCGCCGAAAGGATCGGGCCGAACGGGACAACTTTGTCGATAAGGTGCTTACCGGCGCTGGTATTTCCATCATTCATTTTGCTGCTCGCAAGGGATATTCAGTGCATGAGGTTCGGGCGAAATTGGATGAGGTCTTGTTTCAGAAAACGAATGAAGCACCTCAGATAATTGTTTCGGGGGAGGGCCCGGGAGACCAGAATCCGGATAAGACTTTCCATGAGCTTGGAGAGGACCCGGTGGTGGAAAAGAGCTTGAGGATGGAAGCCACGGAGAAAGAGTATGCGCCGGCGTCGAATGGTTGCATGGCCGAGAAGGGCCAGGACGATCCGATTTGCTCGGTTTGCAACGCCCCCATGGTTAAACGGTTGGCCAAAAAAGGGCCTCATGCCGGTACGTGGTTTTGGGCATGCTCGGCCTTTCCCAAATGTCGAACCGTGCAAGCTATCGACTAG